A region of the Kribbella sp. NBC_01245 genome:
CCGGCGAGGAAACCGACGGCATACGGGTCGGAGAACGCGTACGAAAGCTTGTCGGTGAACAGCACGCCGATCGAGCCGGCTTTGCCGCTGCGCAGGGTGCGCGCCGCGGCGTCGGGCCCGGCGTACCCCAGCTCGGTGGCGGTCGCGAGGATGCGCTCGCGCAGGGCGGTGGAGAGCTGGCCCGGCTTGTTGTACGCGTTCGACACGGTCGACGGCGAGACGCCGACGGCCTGTGCGACGGTCTTGATGGTGACGCTGGGGGCCATCTCGCACACCTTTCTGTATCGTTCTTCTAAATCGTTCTAGAAAAACGATACAGAAACCATCCTGACGCGTCAAGCGCTGGTCAGAAGGGCCCGATGAACCCCGACACGCCTGGTCACAAGGGACCGATGAACGGTGACACGCGGGGGCGGGAGGGACCGATGAAGGGAGAGGTGGCGGGGAGGCGGGAGTGAGGTGGGAGAGGATGGGGGGATGGGAGCGTTGCTTGAGGTGATCGCGTTGCATCCGGCGGATGCGGAGGCGGCGCAGGAGGGTGGGGCGGACCGGCTCGAGCTGTGCGCCTCGATGGACTACGACGGGTTGTGCCCGAGCGTGTCTACGGTGAGCGCGATTCGGCGTAGTACGGATCTGCCGCTGCGGGTGATGTTGCGGTCGTTCGACTCGTTCACCGCCGACGGCGCGGGGATCCAGCGGTTGGCCGGGCTCGCCCAGCAGTACTTGTCGGCGGGGGCGGACGGGTTCGTGCTCGGGTTCCTCACGCCGGACGCTGAGGTCGACGTCCAGGCGACGACGGCGTTGGTCGAGAGCTTCGCCGGGACGCCGTGGACGTTTCACCGGGCCATTGACGCCGCGTTGGATCCGCGGAAGGCCTGGCTGGCTTTGCGTACGTTGCCCGGGCTGGACTGTGTGCTGACGGCTGGAGCGGTTCGAGGCGTCGATACCGGGTTGGACGACCTGTGCCGCCTGGCCAAGGATGACGCGGCTGTGGCGGCCGTGACGATGGCTGGTGGTGGGTTGAAGCCTGAGCATGTGCCGTGGTTGGTGGGGTCGGGGGTACGGCGGTTCCACGTCGGGTCGTCGGTGCGCCGGGATGGTTCGTGGACCAAGGCGTACGTCGACTCGCGGTTCGTCCGGTCCTGGCGCAACCTGCTCGACGCCGAGACCGGGCGGCACGGATGATCCTGATCGATCCGCCGGTTTGGCCGGGCTGGGGCAGGGTTTGGTCGCATTTGGTCAGTGACGAGTCGTTCGAGGAGTTGCACGCGTTCGCGAAGGCCGCGGGTATCCCGGCCAAGGGCTTCGACCGCGACCACTACGACGTGCCGTCCGAGCTGTACGACGAGATGGTCGCGCTCGGGGCCTTACCGGTTGCGAGCCGGGTGCTGGTCCGCCGCCTGATCGACTCCGGATTACGCCACCGCAAAGGCTCCAACGATTAGCGCAGGGCGGCGAGGCGTTTGCCGTCGCTGAAGACCGGGCGGCCGGAGACCACGGCGACGGTCGGACGGGCGCAGGTCACCGCCTTGGCGTCGGCGGCACCCGCGACGCTGACCAGTGGTCGCGGCACGACGCCGGCGGTTCCGATCATCACCGGTGCGCAACTGCCGTCCGCCTGCGGCATCAACGTCAGCATGCGCCCATCCGGCAACTGGGCGAACCCGTCCCGCGGGTACGTCGGCTGCTGGAGTTGAACCGGCACCGGCAGCAGGTGGTGCCACTGCGGCGTCCCGTCGGCAGGGCTGGCCGCGGCCACGTCGTACGACTGGGGCTGTCCCGGATCGCCGGGAGCGCGGCAAGCGACCATGACGAGGGATGAGCGAGTGGCGGCGAGCTGTGCGTCGCAGGAGTCCGGGCCGAGCCTGGGGCGGGGTGTGCCCGGCACTGGCGCTGACCAGGTCAGCCGGCCTTCACCGGCGTCAACCGTCCACTGGTTCAGGGTGCCACCGGCTGCGGCCGTCCAGAGCAGACCCGAGACCAGGCGCGTGTCCGGTACGGCGACGATCTGGCCGACCCAGCTCTGCCGGTCCAGCTCGGAGGAGAGGTTGAACTTGAGACTCAAGTCGACCTCCCACCGGGCTTCACCGTTGTCCAGGTTGATCCCGCGGACGATCGCGCTGTTGCCGTCACAGGCGTCAACAACAACGGCCAGACCGGCCGTGAGCGTGCCCTGAGTCACGGCACAACGCGAACGAGCCTCCCAATGCGTAGGCGCGCTCACGCCGTGGGAAGCGAGGTTATTGCCTTCAGCGACCAGTAGCCGGTCCGCGTCGACAGCGAGCGCCTTGCCGTCGGTGTGGACGTCCGCGAGCACTCGACCGGTCATCGCGTCCAGCACGGCGTACGTCGGGAGGTCGATGCCACTGCGCGTACCCGGTCCGCCGTACGGCAGGTAGGCCGCAAGCGTCTTACCGTCGTTCGAGACGAGTAGACCGCGCGAACCGGTCTTGGCGGCGTCGTCGACGTCAGCGCGCGAGTAACGCCAGCGGACTTCGCCAGTGGTCGCGTCGGACATCACTACGCCATCGGGTCGTAGCTCGGCGATTCCGCCCGCAGTGCCGGCGATAGTCCCCATGGCGGGCACCTCGCGGCTCCACGCCAACTGGCCGTCCAGGGATACCGCCATCGTCCCGGGCGCGTTGGTGGCCGTAGTGCTGACCGTGTTCGCCTTCTCCAGCCGAGCCTGGACGAACGGCTTCCCGGCGGCAATGGCGACTAGGCCGAGGATCATTGCGCAAGCGACGACTGTGCCCGCTGCGAAGACTCGACGAGGTTCAACCGCGTAGAGCGGCGTAGCTCGTAGCCGTCTGGCCAGCGCGAGCAATCCGCCCGCAAGCATGAAGGTGATCGACCCAAGCAGGAAGTACGGCCAGCGCTCACTCAGAGCGGCTCCAAGCCGTGCATCCGGCCAGGTCAACAGGGAGGCGGCCACACCGGCTGCACCACCTAGGCCCAGCAAAGCGGCCAGCATGATCAGTAGGCGCTGCCCCGGCGCACGGCGGAACCAGGCGCACGTAATCCCCGCAGCAAGCGCCGTGCCGAGGATTGGCGCCCACACCGGGTACGACGTGAGCTGGTCCGCGGGGACGGGCCAACGCGCGGCTGCGGCCATACCCCGGCCGACGAGCACCGAGGCCGCGACAGTGGCTCCCAGGGTCGAACCCAGGTAGACGAGCGGGATGAGCCCAGCAGCCGGTCTAGCCGTTTGAGGAAGTAGTGCGGCCAGCTCGCGCTCAAGGTTGGCGCGGGCCGACTCCTCCCACTTCTCGTGGGCCCGCTCGGACGTGTAGAGGGGAGTGGCCGCAAGGCGCTCGAGCACGGCGCTGCGGCCGCGGGCGAAGTCCCGGTCGGGCACGTGCTCGTACTCCCGGCGGATGCCCGCGGCGTACTCGTCGTACCGCTCCTGGTCCTGGCTGAGGATGCGGAGGTCCGCGTCGCAGAGCACGGCGCCGTTGCGATCGCCGTCCTCGACCCGGTGGGTTCCGGTCAGCCGGATCAGCCGGCCGACCTCGGCCACGCGCTCGGGGGCGACCCCGTAGGCAGCCAGCTCGAGCTCTGCCAGTTGGGCCGAGACCTCTTCGTTCTCACCGGGATCGGCCTGCGGATCGTAGATCGCGTCATGGAACCAGCCGGCCAGCCGGACCGCGACCGGGTCATCGGTCAGATCGGCCAGTTCGTCGATCACATCGAGCACTTCGGCCAGGTGCTGGAGGTCGTGATAGTGCCGGTGCTGCTCGCCGTATCGGGCCAGCAGATCCTCGCCGAGCGGCTGGGCGTCCGGCAGCAGGCGATTCCACCGGTCACGCAGCTCCATGGCCGTGAGTCTCGCATCGCACAGTAGCCAGCAACGAGTCGATTTCGATTCCGGTTAGGGTCGTGGCCAAAGCGATATCGGCTCGTCATAAGGAGGTCACCATGCGCTTCGGTTTGGTCGGGACCGGTCCCTGGGCCCAAGCGACACACGGCCCGGGCCTGCAGGCGGCCGAGGGCGCCGAACTCGTCGGGGTTTGGGGCCGCGATGCCGCCAAGGCGAACGCACTCGGTGACCAGCTCGGGGTCAAGGGATACGACGACTACGGACAGTTGCTGGAATCGGTCGACGCGCTTGCTTTCGCCGTGCCACCAGCCGTGCAGGCGACGATGGCGATGGAGGCCGCGGCGATCGGCAAACACCTGTTGCTGGACAAGCCCGTCGCCGATACCGCCGAGGACGCGGCGGCTTTGGCCGACGAGGTCGCGAAGGAAGGACTGGCCACGGTGGTGTTCTTCACCGACCGGTTCAATCCCGAGGTGCGGGCCTGGTTCGCCGAGGCGGAGCAGACCGGTGGCTGGAAGGGCGGCTGGACCAGGATGCTGGCCTCGCTGGACGCGCCCGGCAATCCGTATGCGAACTCACCCTGGCGGCGCGAACAGCGCGGCGCCCTCTGGGACGTCGGTCCGCACGCGTTGTCCAACCTGACCGCGGTGCTCGGCCCGATCACGGGATTGACCGCGGTGAGTGGTGAGGGCGACCTGGTTCACCTGGTGCTCAAGCACGACGGTGGCGCGACCAGCACGGCCAGTCTGTCGCTGTCGGCGCCGCCGGAGGGCAGCAACTTCGATACCGGGTTCTGGGGTTCGGGCGGCGTGATCTCGCCGCCGGAGCGGAGCACGCCCGTGGTCGAGTGCTTCTCGCTGGCCGTCACCGAGCTGATCGCGGCCGCGGAGTCAGGCGACTCGCACCCGACCGACGTCGTCTTCGGCGCCCAGGTCGCCGCCCTCCTCGCGGGTGCCGAGGCGCAACTCGCAGCCGGCCGCTAACTAGCGGAGGGCGACGATGGTGCCGTCGCGCTGCGCGGTGAAGACCTGGTTGCCGAAGGCCCAGGCCTCCCGGCTGCAGGTGACGCCGTCGGGCAACTGGGCCTGACGGAAGCCGGTCCGCGAGACCACGTTCAGCTGGCAGCCCTGGCCCGTCCGGGTCAGCGCGACCACGCGGCCGTCGGTCGTGACCGCGACCCGGCCGCGCGGATCGATCGGCGCGACGTGCTGCCAGGCGGTCCGGCCGGTACGGCTGTCGATGGCGGTGACCACCGAGGTGTCGTTCGTCCGGGTCTCCGGGCCGGGGCAATCGACCACGATGACCATGCGCCCGGACGGCATCAGCAGCGTGCGGCAGGCCCATTGTTGCGGGACCTTCCAGCGCCAGCGCTCCGCGCCACTGCGTGCGTCGATCCCGACGAGCGCGGTCGCCGGGTCGGAATCGCCGTCCGGCTCGACCGCCGCCACCACCAGGTCACCAACGACCATCGGCCGCCGGTAGCCCTCCTTGGTTGAGCGCTGCCAAAGCTGCTTGCCGGTGTCCACGTCGAGCCCGGCCAGCTCGTCGCCGCTGCTACCGCACTCGTGGCTCAGCAGGCCCACCACGACACCGGCCGTGGCCGCCGCGTTGACCTCCGTGCAACGACCCGGCTCGTACGTCCAGCGGATCCGCCCGTTGACGTCCACCCCGCGGAGCTTGTCCGAGCCGGTGGCGAACGATTCGCCCGTGACCAGCGGGTCCGCGTTCTGCACGACCTGGTCTTTGTCGTCGCGAGGCCAAGCCGCCGTACGACGTCCGGTGTCCGCGTCGAGCACCACCTTGCCGAAGCCGGGGAAGTCGGCCAGGACCAGGTCAC
Encoded here:
- a CDS encoding DUF4031 domain-containing protein; this encodes MILIDPPVWPGWGRVWSHLVSDESFEELHAFAKAAGIPAKGFDRDHYDVPSELYDEMVALGALPVASRVLVRRLIDSGLRHRKGSND
- a CDS encoding copper homeostasis protein CutC, whose amino-acid sequence is MGALLEVIALHPADAEAAQEGGADRLELCASMDYDGLCPSVSTVSAIRRSTDLPLRVMLRSFDSFTADGAGIQRLAGLAQQYLSAGADGFVLGFLTPDAEVDVQATTALVESFAGTPWTFHRAIDAALDPRKAWLALRTLPGLDCVLTAGAVRGVDTGLDDLCRLAKDDAAVAAVTMAGGGLKPEHVPWLVGSGVRRFHVGSSVRRDGSWTKAYVDSRFVRSWRNLLDAETGRHG
- a CDS encoding Gfo/Idh/MocA family protein, whose product is MRFGLVGTGPWAQATHGPGLQAAEGAELVGVWGRDAAKANALGDQLGVKGYDDYGQLLESVDALAFAVPPAVQATMAMEAAAIGKHLLLDKPVADTAEDAAALADEVAKEGLATVVFFTDRFNPEVRAWFAEAEQTGGWKGGWTRMLASLDAPGNPYANSPWRREQRGALWDVGPHALSNLTAVLGPITGLTAVSGEGDLVHLVLKHDGGATSTASLSLSAPPEGSNFDTGFWGSGGVISPPERSTPVVECFSLAVTELIAAAESGDSHPTDVVFGAQVAALLAGAEAQLAAGR